In Sulfitobacter sp. SK012, the genomic window AGGAGTTTCGAACCATCGCGTTGTCATCGAGCAGTTACCTGACGAGCTTGTTCGCATGGTTGGGCCCGCTCACGGAGTTGGTAGGCGACAGTGGGGAGAGTTGGCTGCACTCGCCAATCAGGTGCAACTTATTGATATCGCAACGGAAACGATCAACGAACTACCCATCGAGACACCAAGTTCAGAGAAGTTTCAAGCGGTGTACGCTGCCTGCGCCAAAAAGATAAAACCCGCTGTGAAGCCAACTCCTAAGGGCCTGACGACCGTAGTGAAAGATGAGAACGGCAGCCCACTAGCGACGCTTGCAGTTGATGGCAAATCGATTGCCATCAAAATTGCCCGCAAGGACAACCCGGAATTCGGCCAGTGGCTAGAAGATCGTGCAGAGACAACGCTTCTGCAGCTTTTCGACCAGTGGCAGAGTGAGAGAGACTCGGGATCCTGATCCCAGTCAAAATTAGAAACACGAGCAGAGGAGAAATACGAAGACCAGAAAGAAAAGAGCCCCCCAAAGTTTCCCTCGGAGAGCCCTCATCAGTAGTTTTGCACCTTTGATGTAGCAACCTCCAATACAACGGTCAAGAGTCACCGATTCGGTGGACGTCTTTTTATTGCCTTGTTGCGCTCTGAAACGCGGGACAAGACGGGGAAATTGTGGGCCAAACGGTCGTCGTTCATAAATCATGGCATTCACAAAACTCTCAATCAAAAGCACCCCCGCTGGTCCAGCGTCCAGTTCGCAAACACATCAAGAGACTGATATCTGGGCAATCTTCAGGGCCCTCAGAGACTCTCGTAGCATGTTTGAACTACGCCCCGGACATATCCAAACACTTCAAGCAATGCTCAGTTTCCTTAGACCAGGTCACGGAGATACCGTGTTTGCTTCCAACAACGAAATCTGCCGGCGTGTCGGTGGCATCGATGAAAGGACGCTTCGCAGGCATATCGATCGCTTTGTCGAACTCGGCTTTATGAAGCGCCACGACAGTCCAAACCGGAAACGCTACCGTGTCAGGTCATCAGATGGTCATTCCATCAGTTATGGCCTTTCTCTCACTCCGTTATTGGAACGCGCCAGCGAGCTGTTGTCCGTCGCTAAAGAAATGGAAAACAACCGTCGCGATCGTATTTTCCTTCGCAAGCAAATACTGACAAGACTCGCCTGCTTGGAAGAACACGATCCTGGTAACGGCTTAGTCTCCGAAGTTCGTAAAACACTTCGGAGAAAGCTCACGATTGTAGAATATCGCAATCTATTGACCGAAGTTGACGCGGAAAATATCGGTATGTCCACCGCGGTGGACGCTCCGGAAACGATCAAACTGCCCGCCAATGACGGTCAAATTGTCCGGCACCAATCTAGGTCTATAAAAGAACAAAAAGATTTAGAAGACAAACTAACTAACGAGCCACCAGCAATTCAAAAACTTATTTCGATATGTGATCAGGCAATATCGTTCTCAACGAATAGGCTCCATAGCTGGGTCGACATCGAAAACCATGCGCGCACCCTTGCTCCAATGATGGGTATTCACGCTAACACGTTCGACAAAGCCAAGACCGCCGTAGGCACAGAAAAAGCGTCAAGCGCCATCTTCATCATACTTCAGCTAGGAAAACATATCAGAGACTTCGGAGCCTATTTCCATAGCATAACGCTTGGCAAAAGAGTTCAGCAGTTCAACCCAGCTGTCTTGCTCGACAGGTTGTCCAAAACTGAAAGCATAATCGCATAACGTCCACCGCGGTGGACACTTAGAAGGAATGACCAAGTTGAAGTTTTGCTTACCCTTTAGTTTCGGCCAGTCGTTCGCACCACTGATGAATGGAGCAAGTCACGTTGAAGAGAAAAAACCTGAAGCCTGCCAAGAATGGTTTTAACGCAGAAAGGTTGCGCATTTCCATAACTCTATCTGAGCTCGGCAGTGAACACCTTGGCCGCACATTGGGCGAACATCACTATGCGCGAGTATCATTCAAACATTATCGAAACTCTCATATTTCGCTAATGCTAACTGGAAACCTTTACCCTTCCTTCAGTGTGCAGAGATAGCCAGTACAAAGCCGGTCGTCTTCTTGCAAAGCAACAAAAACCAATATTGGTTGCGCACAAAATTTGCTTTGAAGGAGCAGGTGCTTCCGCTGTCGATCGCTTAAGTGCGGGAACCCTAACCTGGATAAAAAGTTCTGTTGTAGTTTTGTATAATCCTAACTGTTCACACCCCTGAATGGTAACCTTGGATATCTACACGCTCATCGCAATCCAAAATGCCTTGTATCAATCGCTCGTATTGACATAAATACATATTTATCAATGAGATAGGTGAAAAATATCTCGAGGAAGGGCTAAAAACCTCGCGAACCTCCAAAAACACAAAATCACTCAGTCTGAACTCATTTCTGCCGCTCTACGAAGCACCAAACTTCAATGGCAGCATCAAGGATATCATCATAGTTGCCCCGTTGTTGTTTTGGATAAGGTCAGTTCGGTTCAGATCTAGCGCTGCTGAAAAGTAAAAGTTTCCTTCTTGTTTTGGGACTGCCGGAAGGGGCCTTTGTGAAGTTCCCTTCCGGGTTCGGGTTGGTTTCCAACCTGTCTGTCCGGACAAGGAACATCCCATGCAAACAGAAGTATTGCGCGTGCTGCGCGCAGAAGCTCGGTCGTGGTGGCGACACCGAGAGCTAAGGACATCCGGTGAGCTTGAGGAGGCACGCCGGCTCGAGCGAATATCCGCGCCCATTGGACGCCGAACGCGGCGCTGTTCAACCGTTTCAAGAAGGCGTGGTTGCTCAAAATCCTCGGCGAGGAGCTGGGGCTCGCACAAGAGGCGGTGACACTAGCCTCGATGAGCAAAAAGGAGATCGTTGCCTTCTGCGACAAGCTCTTTGCCGAACCGTTTGCGACGCTGACAGAGGCCCAACATGCAGCGGTCGCAGCCTGGTGTCCGCCGATGATGCAGACGACCGGTGGCGGCAGCTTGGTGGTCGATGCGGTGGAAGACGCAGCGCAGGCCCAGGCGGTCCAAGCAAAAGCCGCCTGATCCAGATGGCGACCCGCGCTTGGGAACAACCAAACGCGGGTCGAACTTACTCCTCCAACAATTCTTTGAAACACGCGGCTTAGACCGCCGTTTATGAAAGACATCCCCATGGCTATTCTCAAGTTCTCCTCGTCCGCTGTTGCGGCGCAAATCACGCATGCACGCTCCTGTTCAACCTTCCTGCCCAATTGGAATGGGCCCATTGACAAACCCGCCTTGATCCTCATCGTTGGGAACGGCGTACATCTGCGCTCTAATGGCATTGATGGCTCCACCACCCGCATTGTCACGACCGAGCAGTCGGATCCCAGCTTTGCCTTCGCAAACGGCATCAACCCGTTTCGGGACAGTGACTGGATGGCACAGCGCCAAATGGCGTTCCGTGATCTTACGGGGCAGTTCTACACAGACATTCTGGATGACGTGCAAACGCTTATTGATCACGGGCAGGGGGCCATTCGGCTGGCAACCGACGGCCATTCTATCCGCGTCTTCGTACGCCGTGCGTCCGACTTCCTGATTGGTGGGACCTATGAGGTGCCCTCCGGTCTGGGCGGGCGGTTTCGGGTGATCCTGAAGGACGCTTGCGACACCTTCGCAATTGTTCAGAACTGCGGCAACTGTGAGGACTTCGATGCGATGCAACCGTATCGGGTGCCGCTCGATGCGCTGATGGAACTTGAAGACCGGAGGGCGGCGTAATGGGCTGGCTCTTCTACACCGACCGGCGGGTTCAGACCTACGCTGATGAGAAGGCAGAAATCACACGCCTTTGTACGTTTGAGACGGATACGCGCCGCACAACATTGGTCAAAGCCAGAAAGGTTGGCTCGACATGGTATGCGGCGGCGAAGGTTGAGAGCCTCGATGGCACGGCTTTGGAAGACCGGACTTACATGATTGACGATGATGGGTCATTCACCTTCGGCGCGGTGTTTCTGACGCGCACGGACGACGGGTGCTGGGGCTACAAGGATATGGAGGAAAGCGCCGGTCCCCGCGAGTCCCGTGCACCGCTGAGCATTCTTAATCTACTTTCAGAGCTGAAAGACCCCGACAGCTATGCGCACGCTTGGCGCCAGCGGTGTCGGGACTGGGCGGCGATCCCTGACTATGCAGAGGGCGACAAGATCAAACTGGTTGCCCCTGTGACACTCAGCGATGGCAGCACTTGCCAGATCGTCACAGCGACCCATTACAAGCGCGGGCGGCAAAAACGTCGCTGCTACCGTATTGAGGAAACCGGCAGCCTTGTCCGGCTCTCAAAGGCGTCATTGGCGGGATCGGAGCTCATCATTCGCGAAATTGCCGAGGGGAGCGCGGTGCTGGCGGAGTTTTTTGCGGGGAAGAGCGCTTAGTGACTTCGGAACTTTTGTGCCCCTTGCAGAATATCAAGATAATCTGTATATTCTGAATAAGGCAGATAATAGGAGCGATAGCATGAAACAGTTTCCAGCCGGTGACCTGACCCGCAACACAGGTGATCTTTTTGAAGCGGCGGCTGTCGCTCCCGTTGCGATTACAAAGCACCGTAAGCCTCGCTTTGTGGTCATGTCGATGGAGCGGTTCGAAGCCCTTACGACTGGACGAGGCACGCAGGTTGCGATGGATGTGACGGATATGCCTGAAGATCTGGGGACCCTCTTGGACAAGGGCATCGAGGATCATTTCCGTGACCGCTGATTTTCCGGCCGCAGGGCAGGTTTTTGACTATCACTA contains:
- the repC gene encoding plasmid replication protein RepC; its protein translation is MAFTKLSIKSTPAGPASSSQTHQETDIWAIFRALRDSRSMFELRPGHIQTLQAMLSFLRPGHGDTVFASNNEICRRVGGIDERTLRRHIDRFVELGFMKRHDSPNRKRYRVRSSDGHSISYGLSLTPLLERASELLSVAKEMENNRRDRIFLRKQILTRLACLEEHDPGNGLVSEVRKTLRRKLTIVEYRNLLTEVDAENIGMSTAVDAPETIKLPANDGQIVRHQSRSIKEQKDLEDKLTNEPPAIQKLISICDQAISFSTNRLHSWVDIENHARTLAPMMGIHANTFDKAKTAVGTEKASSAIFIILQLGKHIRDFGAYFHSITLGKRVQQFNPAVLLDRLSKTESIIA
- a CDS encoding regulator, with the translated sequence MAILKFSSSAVAAQITHARSCSTFLPNWNGPIDKPALILIVGNGVHLRSNGIDGSTTRIVTTEQSDPSFAFANGINPFRDSDWMAQRQMAFRDLTGQFYTDILDDVQTLIDHGQGAIRLATDGHSIRVFVRRASDFLIGGTYEVPSGLGGRFRVILKDACDTFAIVQNCGNCEDFDAMQPYRVPLDALMELEDRRAA
- a CDS encoding DUF6927 domain-containing protein, producing MGWLFYTDRRVQTYADEKAEITRLCTFETDTRRTTLVKARKVGSTWYAAAKVESLDGTALEDRTYMIDDDGSFTFGAVFLTRTDDGCWGYKDMEESAGPRESRAPLSILNLLSELKDPDSYAHAWRQRCRDWAAIPDYAEGDKIKLVAPVTLSDGSTCQIVTATHYKRGRQKRRCYRIEETGSLVRLSKASLAGSELIIREIAEGSAVLAEFFAGKSA
- a CDS encoding type II toxin-antitoxin system Phd/YefM family antitoxin — protein: MKQFPAGDLTRNTGDLFEAAAVAPVAITKHRKPRFVVMSMERFEALTTGRGTQVAMDVTDMPEDLGTLLDKGIEDHFRDR